CTTGTAAAGTTATGTGGCACCAAGACACCCTAAATAAAAtactgggagaaagaaaaagtagtgaTTAGATTAAATAGGAAACGCGTGAAATATCACAGGAGGAGACAAAGGTAAACAAGACAATTTTTCTCAACTCAGTTATCTAAAAATCATTTCACCAAGTGATCAATTCTTAAGAACTGTTGAAACTTTGTGTATCAATTTTATAGTAACTTACATTAGCACAGTTTAACTTGTATTTGCAAATTTCTGAGATTAAGTCAACGGACtttcattgtgtattttttatgaCAGCCTTTTAAAGAACATTCAAACTGTCTCTGTTCCTGTTGCCTGCCCATCCTCCTAAAAAGAGAATGtgcaggagggaagaaggaaaacaaaaacttagaGAACATTGAGAAACAGAGGAATGCAAAGGCCTAAATCCCTCAGGTCAAGACTTTCCACATATCTCTTAAGCCAGCTAGTGAAtctaattaaaattgttttaactttacataaaaaaaaaaataaaccatttttggaaaatcaataaaatttaatagagTCATCTCAGTGTCCACCAGCAGAGGCATTCTTCCCTtgaatacttttaaaacaaaacttttaaaaacaaaaaccccaaaatccAATGAACTCAACAGAATGAGCCCTGAGTTGCAAGGATGGAAAGTGAGCTTTTTTGGAGCTGGTGATTAAGCCCTCATAGCAGAGGGACCATTCaatttctgcctctctgttctTTAATCAATGTTTTTTGGCAATGGCAGGGGTTACAGGTCTTTGTCACTATTCAGTATATACACATTATCCAGCTGAACGGGACTCCAATAACTTGCCAGACTGCTACATGCCGCTTTAACTGAGTCTCCCAGTAACTAACTGATAAGGTTGCCACTCATGAAGGCTGTGGTACGTATGAAGACTAGTGAGTCCCATGGTCATCTTTGCATTACCTTATCTTTTCTATGTAAGGTACTAAAATGGGTAAAAACCACGTCGTACGTATAAAGAATTCACTGAGTTCATAAATAAGCTTGCTAGCAGTGGCATGAGAATGAAGTATACCAAATCTAGAATAAGTATCTATCTCCGTGAAGTCCCATATCTGCCTCATCCATGACAAAATGGATCCAAGAATACTTAGCAGCATCAGTATCCAGGTCAGCTCTGGTGAGCTAAGTCTATATTGAATAGCTTGTGTGAAAACTCTACCAGCACCACCTTGGCCACCCTACTTATAAATTGCTTGGTCAGTAAGAAGGGCGCTGAGAAAAGGCATTTAATCACATACACATGGCTGGTGTTGCATGCCTGATGACTGATAGCCTCCTTGGAAGTGCGAACCTTTTAGTTGGTATTAACACGGATCAACATTATTCTTATACCTTGGAACCATTCTGAGTGCGTCCCTATCACTCTTCCCCCAAACTAGTCAACAAACCTCCATTTTGTCCCCTTCAATCTCTGCCTAGCCAGACAAGTCATTACCCACACACATGAATCAGTTTAGATCAATATCTTAGATCATTTCTCTTCCCAGCAAAAGTAAACAATGAGATGCAATGCTCCCGATTCTTCGCAGTGGCAGcaattctctcttccctcttgtcTTTCATGGATACTCCTGAGTAGTACATTGTTATTACTGTTTCTAATACTGCTGTTAGGATTGGTGTCAGCAGTGGTATTAGCTCACATATTTTGAATACTTACTATATGCAAGGCATTGTTCCAGGCATGTTAAGAATATTAATTCATGAGAACCACTACTATATTCCCCTTTTAAACGAGGAAAAAAGCTAGAGAAACTAATGtgtaaatgcaaattttaagTGGCATGGCCTAGTTTCAAAACTGGTCTTTCTCAATCAACAATTTATAGGAAACTCCTcgtttttaataataataagtataacTATATTTCACAAGTAGAAATAAATGGAGTGTGAACTGCCTGctctaacaatttttttcttcaggacaGGGCCTATGTGGTGGGCCTTGTATATATGACTTCCACATGACAATCAAATGCTGTTGTATGCTTCATAGTTTGCAGATCTGATGGTGTGCAAGCAGTAGGAACACAAACAACACGTGCATTTGGTTTCCCAAAATCAAGTATATAGTATAGTTTCCATAGTAAATGAGAACAGATCCATTTACaaagactagaaaaaatattaataacatgcAAAACAAGTTCTTCaggaatcctttttttaaattaaaattgaaaaacttcAGTCTACAGTtaagtgcaaaatgaaaatatgccttCATGCTATGCAGACTCAAAATGGAATGGCATATACAACATTTGGGGGAAGTTTCAAGGAAAGTGACAATTCGAAATTAAAGCTAAGAATAAATCATTCAGGTCCATGGATAGTTTGTAAATATAGTTACTACTAATTGGATATTTACCATTTATTatcaaaacttgaaaataatattagcCAAAATCATATCACAATGCAATTAAGTTTAACATACCAAAGGTATAATGATGTATATCTGCGTGGTCTCTAGATATAGGGCCATTGATCTTTCCATAGGCTTTGTCAGTGGGTCTCTATTAATTCACTGGGGAATGGGTGCCTTGATTTCAACAACTATTGgagattagtttaaaaaaaataatggggcacctgggtggctcagtggttgaacctctgcctttggctcaggtcctgatcctgggatccttggatcaagtcccatatcaggctcctcgcaggaagcctgcttttccctctatgtctctgtctctctgatgaatttataataaaatatttttaaaaatgataattttaacaaatataacaaaataatgtacgcagtagaaaaataaaatataatcatttgaCATGGCTGGAAAAAGGATTCCTTACAAACAACTAGTTCTACCAACACAGTGTTCAAAGCGTCATTCTGGCTTGTGATTTCCAAGGAAGCCCTGTCAAATAGTCATGAGTACTTTCATCaacaaattctatttattttgtgataTGCTATTTCACAATGTACACTTTTGTAAACGACATACTATGTTAGTTTAGCTTTGAACCAGTTCTTCTGAAGCTGATTAGCAATGGGTTAAAGTGATAACAGCTCTATCAAGGTGCAAATAACCCCAAAGatgaaaatttgatttatttacctGTTTTGTTTATGGTTTAGGTAGTTTAACTTTCTGAGTAAAGGAGAATTGGCTGGGAACTTTTCAACTTTGTAGCTTTCAAAAACTTagtctttaaagattttctaataATGGACTATTGCATATGACTCATCCTCTGTCTCAATCTCTGTCCTTTTCCCAcaaattctcaatttttattctgatttctatagcctaaaagacaaataacaacaaaaaagtatcTAGCTTGCAAATTATCATCTGATTATTTGGATTAATGGAGGATGGGGGCTCATGTGACACATGACAGAGGAAGTGacaaaaattatttacattcttATTTACAGATACTCAGTTATCATTAGTTTGGGATGGAGATGAaggaaacaactttttttttctgactgtacATTTTCTATGTGGAAACCTACAACAAAACAGTAGCAGTTCATACCGATATATATGGAACTAACTATATGCAAGATTGAAGTGGGAATTGAAACATGAGTAGGATTTGAGTCaacaaataagtatatatttgatACCGGATTTAACAAAATACGGTCTTAGGTGTCACCACTATACTAAATTTAGATTCGTTTTAGATAAATTAGgtaatgtatttaaattaaatccacttaaaataattatctaaacCCAAAACCAGCCATAGTGGAAACTTCCAAATGCTTTGGATCATGACTTTTTAGCTCAGAGATACAGAATATTGAATAGTTTTAATAGAGAGACATTATTGTTGGGAGACTGGCTTTTATTTATGACAACCAAACTCACACGGAGTTTGCTCTCCCTCACTGGTTTCAGGCAAACAGGATTTAAAATACCAacgaaagaaatttaaaatataccgatttttgttttgagaaagtcTAGGATAGATGCAATCAAGCTTCTTTGCCTTCATTGGACGCCCCCAGATAGTCCTGTCTCGTCCTGTAGCATTTCCTATTGTACGGATGTATGGCAAAGGGAAAGTACCGCCCTAATTAGTAAAGCATTGCTGCTCCTCAGGATGAAAATCACATCCTCCAGATTCCTTTCTCTCCAACAAAGTTCCAAGGGGAAATCATAAACGTCACTCCAGACAAGGGCAGAAAGCTATAATCAGGAAAACGAAAAGCATGATAGAGCACGCGAGACTATTCACTCCCGGGTGCTCGTGTGCGCTGGGCTCCGGGGCGGGAGGCGGCTGCCAGTGATCAGAGCGCGGGGAGGGATGGCGGCAAATTCAAACCGCCCGCGCAATCCCTGCAGGCGGGCGCCACGTCCAGCTTTCTTCCCCAGATAACTGAACTGCGGAGTTCTCGGAATTTCTTTCGAGTTTAGCGTTCTCTTCCATGGAGACTGAAGCCTAAGTTATCAGAACTAGTGGTAGAGCATTTTTCAAGAGTTCCCAACGGACAGTGACAAGCTCAGGGCGTTGCTAGTTTGCACAAAAGAGTTCCAAAGCTTTGCCAGGGCTTGGTAGTGTTACTTTGGTCATTTAGTTAAGGCGACAGAAGTCTGACCTTGTTTAATAATTGTCATACTTGGCAGACTACTGCAACGAGTTACAAGAGCGCAGCACGGAATAAAAAGGAACAGCTCTCTTTGAGAATATGGGTGGCTCTTAAAAGAGCCGTTGTTTTTGAATTTGCAGCCAACTTACGGTTTACTTGGCGCTGGTGTACTTGGTGACGGCCTTGGTGCCCTCGGATACGGCGTGCTTGGCCAGCTCCCCGGGCAGCAGCAGGCGCACGGCCGTCTGGATCTCCCTGGACGTGATGGTCGAGCGCTTGTTGTAATGCGCCAGGCGCGACGCCTCGCCCGCGATGCGCTCGAAGATGTCGTTGACGAACGAGTTCATGATGCCCATGGCCTTGGACGAGATGCCCGTGTCGGGATGCACCTGCTTCAGCACCTTGTACACGTAGATGGAATAGCTCTCCTTGCGGCTGCGCTTGCGCTTCTTGCCGTCCTTCTTCTGCGCCTTAGTCACCGCCTTTTTGGAGCCCTTCTTCGGGGCCGGGGCGGACTTGGCTGGCTCGGGCATAATTCGCAAAAGCTCAAACGCCTTCTAA
The Canis lupus dingo isolate Sandy chromosome 35, ASM325472v2, whole genome shotgun sequence genome window above contains:
- the LOC112674394 gene encoding histone H2B type 1-J, with amino-acid sequence MPEPAKSAPAPKKGSKKAVTKAQKKDGKKRKRSRKESYSIYVYKVLKQVHPDTGISSKAMGIMNSFVNDIFERIAGEASRLAHYNKRSTITSREIQTAVRLLLPGELAKHAVSEGTKAVTKYTSAK